One window of the Helicobacter sp. 12S02232-10 genome contains the following:
- a CDS encoding D-alanine--D-alanine ligase: MKFSILFGGVSWEHEISIVSAISLKKVLEDKIEHFIFADASHRFYLIPAHNMKSNFFSSQEYKKCAQIEMKLGGFYIHSLFGSKPVPTEVLINLIHGADGEDGTIASLLEFYKIPFIGPRIEACVLSFNKYLTKLYAKERDVKTLPFKVLRKHTPRDIGNDFPMIIKPNRLGSSIGVSVIDSPDEIDYAIDSAFEFDKEALIEPFIKGVKEYNLAGCKIAEGNNADNEYVFSIIEEPSKKDLLDFENKYLDFARTEQVLKADIPKDLEERIKEAFKKIYCDKFEGALIRCDFFVIENEIYLNEINPIPGSMANYLFDDFVNTLENLGMHLPTKEPIKISYKYIEKIQRVKGK, from the coding sequence TTGAAATTCAGTATTCTGTTTGGAGGCGTCAGCTGGGAGCACGAAATCAGCATCGTGAGTGCTATATCACTCAAAAAAGTCTTGGAGGATAAAATCGAACATTTTATTTTCGCTGATGCCTCTCATCGTTTCTACCTGATACCTGCACACAATATGAAATCAAACTTTTTTTCCTCACAGGAATATAAGAAGTGCGCACAAATTGAAATGAAATTAGGTGGTTTTTACATCCATTCACTTTTTGGAAGCAAACCCGTTCCAACAGAAGTGCTCATCAACCTGATTCACGGCGCAGATGGAGAAGATGGGACAATAGCTTCTCTTTTAGAATTTTACAAAATACCTTTCATCGGTCCAAGAATTGAAGCGTGTGTCTTAAGCTTCAATAAATACCTTACAAAACTATACGCCAAAGAAAGAGATGTAAAAACACTTCCTTTCAAAGTATTACGAAAACACACTCCTAGAGATATCGGGAATGATTTCCCAATGATTATTAAACCCAACAGGCTTGGAAGCTCGATTGGTGTTTCAGTCATTGATTCTCCCGATGAAATCGATTATGCTATTGATAGTGCTTTTGAATTTGATAAAGAAGCCTTGATAGAACCTTTTATTAAGGGTGTAAAAGAATATAATCTTGCAGGATGTAAAATCGCAGAAGGCAATAATGCTGATAATGAATATGTTTTTTCTATTATTGAAGAACCAAGCAAAAAAGATTTGTTGGATTTTGAAAACAAATACCTTGATTTTGCGCGAACTGAACAAGTTCTTAAAGCCGACATTCCCAAAGATCTCGAAGAAAGAATCAAAGAAGCTTTTAAAAAAATCTATTGCGACAAATTTGAAGGCGCACTCATTCGATGTGATTTTTTTGTCATTGAGAATGAAATCTATCTCAACGAAATCAATCCGATTCCTGGCAGTATGGCCAACTATCTCTTTGATGATTTTGTAAATACGCTTGAAAATCTCGGTATGCACCTACCTACAAAAGAACCCATTAAAATTTCTTACAAATACATTGAAAAAATTCAAAGAGTCAAAGGTAAATAA
- a CDS encoding hydrogenase small subunit produces MQKSDKGDNQLFKQISTRLERLSKLDAHNPNKNLDEEFHKKGIDRRDFMKWASAMTATLALPASFAPLTAKAAEIANRLPVIWLHMAECTGCSESLLRTEDPSIDSIIFDYINLEYHETIMAAAGYQAEQNLENAINKHKGNYILMVEGGIPQGTEYFLTIGAEGDTGAEKCRHAAEGAAAIFAIGTCSSFGGVQAAYPNPSNAKPLSKIINKPIINVPGCPPSEKNIVGNVMYFIMFGTLPALDAYNRPTWAYGHRIHDLCERRGHFDAGEFVQQFGDQNAQNGYCLYKMGCKGPYTFNNCSKLRFNSHTSWPIQAGHGCIGCSEPNFWDTMSPFEEPIGNKMFHTAYDGIGADKTANTIGTVILAATAVGIAAHAVVSSLVKNKDEQ; encoded by the coding sequence ATGCAAAAATCAGACAAAGGCGACAACCAGCTGTTTAAACAAATTTCAACTCGATTAGAGAGACTTTCTAAATTAGATGCACACAATCCCAATAAAAATTTAGATGAAGAATTTCATAAAAAAGGCATAGATAGAAGAGATTTTATGAAATGGGCATCGGCAATGACGGCTACATTAGCTCTTCCAGCAAGTTTTGCTCCCTTGACTGCCAAGGCAGCTGAAATTGCCAATAGGCTTCCTGTAATTTGGTTGCATATGGCAGAATGTACCGGTTGTAGCGAAAGTTTATTGCGGACTGAAGACCCAAGTATTGATAGTATTATTTTTGATTATATCAATCTTGAATATCACGAAACAATTATGGCTGCAGCGGGTTATCAAGCTGAGCAGAATTTGGAAAATGCTATCAATAAACATAAGGGCAATTATATTTTGATGGTTGAAGGGGGGATTCCTCAAGGCACAGAATATTTTTTAACCATCGGTGCAGAAGGAGATACAGGAGCAGAAAAATGTAGGCACGCTGCAGAGGGTGCTGCTGCGATATTTGCCATTGGTACTTGCTCAAGTTTTGGAGGCGTACAGGCGGCATATCCTAATCCTTCCAATGCGAAGCCTTTAAGTAAAATCATCAATAAGCCCATTATCAACGTTCCTGGTTGTCCTCCGAGTGAAAAAAATATTGTCGGAAATGTGATGTATTTTATTATGTTTGGAACTTTGCCAGCACTCGATGCTTACAATCGACCCACTTGGGCATATGGGCATAGGATTCACGACTTGTGCGAAAGAAGAGGGCATTTTGATGCTGGTGAATTTGTGCAACAATTTGGAGATCAAAACGCACAGAATGGGTATTGTCTTTATAAAATGGGTTGCAAAGGACCTTATACATTCAATAACTGCTCCAAGCTTCGCTTTAACTCCCATACAAGTTGGCCTATACAGGCAGGTCACGGTTGCATAGGTTGTTCAGAGCCAAATTTTTGGGATACAATGAGTCCTTTTGAAGAACCCATTGGTAATAAAATGTTTCATACCGCCTATGATGGTATCGGAGCAGATAAAACTGCCAATACAATTGGAACTGTGATTTTAGCAGCAACTGCAGTCGGTATTGCCGCTCACGCGGTAGTTTCAAGCCTCGTAAAAAATAAAGACGAACAATAA
- a CDS encoding nickel-dependent hydrogenase large subunit, which translates to MTKRIVVDPITRIEGHLRIEVIVDENNVIQDAFSSSTLFRGLETIIKNRDPRDAGFIAQRICGVCTYSHYKAGITAVENALGITPPLNALLVRSLMNIALFLHDHVVHFYTLHGLDWCDITSALKADPAKAAKIAFKYTDYPLAVGEDELKAVQKRVTDFVKQGALGPFNNGYWGHKTYHFSPEQNLIVLSHYLKLLEIQREAAKMTAIFGAKQPHPQSLTVGGVTSVMDILDPSRLAEWKFKFEKVKDFVDRAYYPDLVMAGIIFKDEQSVTKGCGLRNFIAYEEILLAKDKNLLSTGVVLNGDLSKVHPIDENLIKEEVTHSWYQYENTKEIELQPYDGQTNPKYTGFKEGQSIGPEGKPINTKLLDLKGKYSWIKSPRYNGVPMEVGPLASVVVGLASKNPYITEVATKFLKDTGLPLEALFSTLGRTAARCIEAKVIVDNGLKTLDSLIENLKSDKQTCAPYVIDKDKEYKGRYIGQVPRGMLSHWVRIKNGVVENYQAVVPSTWNAGPRDAKGQKGPYEMSLIGTKVADITKPLEIIRTIHSFDPCIACSVHMMDVKGNKIGEYKVDPAFARI; encoded by the coding sequence ATGACAAAACGAATTGTAGTAGATCCGATCACAAGAATAGAGGGGCATTTAAGGATTGAAGTGATTGTTGATGAAAATAATGTGATTCAAGATGCATTTTCTTCTTCCACTCTTTTTAGGGGACTTGAGACAATTATTAAAAATCGTGATCCTAGAGATGCTGGCTTTATTGCCCAGAGGATTTGCGGGGTTTGTACTTATTCTCACTACAAAGCCGGTATTACAGCTGTTGAAAATGCTTTGGGAATCACACCGCCATTGAATGCACTTCTTGTTAGAAGTTTGATGAATATTGCTTTATTTTTACACGATCACGTCGTGCATTTTTATACTCTTCACGGACTTGATTGGTGTGATATTACTTCTGCACTTAAAGCAGATCCAGCAAAAGCTGCTAAAATTGCTTTTAAATATACTGATTATCCATTAGCTGTAGGAGAAGATGAGCTTAAAGCTGTACAAAAAAGAGTGACTGATTTTGTAAAACAAGGCGCTTTGGGACCTTTTAACAATGGTTATTGGGGGCATAAGACTTATCATTTTTCACCTGAACAAAATTTAATTGTCCTCTCCCATTATCTCAAGCTTTTAGAAATTCAAAGAGAAGCAGCAAAAATGACAGCTATTTTTGGAGCTAAACAACCCCATCCACAAAGTTTAACCGTTGGGGGCGTTACTTCTGTGATGGATATATTAGATCCAAGTCGTTTGGCAGAATGGAAGTTCAAATTTGAAAAAGTCAAAGATTTTGTGGATCGAGCTTATTATCCTGATCTTGTGATGGCAGGAATCATCTTTAAAGATGAGCAATCTGTAACCAAAGGGTGTGGTCTTAGGAATTTTATTGCTTATGAGGAAATTTTACTTGCTAAGGATAAGAATCTTTTAAGCACAGGAGTTGTTTTAAATGGTGATCTAAGCAAAGTACATCCGATTGATGAGAATTTAATCAAAGAAGAAGTTACCCATTCGTGGTATCAATACGAAAATACCAAAGAGATAGAACTCCAACCTTATGATGGACAAACAAATCCTAAATATACAGGCTTTAAAGAAGGTCAAAGTATCGGTCCTGAAGGCAAGCCTATCAATACAAAACTGCTTGATTTGAAAGGAAAATATTCTTGGATCAAATCTCCAAGATACAATGGGGTGCCTATGGAGGTTGGACCTTTAGCTTCAGTCGTGGTTGGTCTTGCATCAAAAAATCCTTATATTACAGAAGTTGCCACAAAGTTCCTAAAAGATACAGGCTTGCCTCTAGAAGCACTTTTTAGCACACTTGGAAGAACAGCAGCTAGATGCATTGAAGCCAAAGTGATTGTTGATAATGGATTAAAAACCTTAGATTCTTTGATAGAAAATCTAAAATCTGATAAACAAACTTGTGCTCCTTATGTTATCGATAAAGATAAGGAATACAAGGGAAGATATATCGGTCAAGTCCCTAGGGGAATGCTTAGCCATTGGGTAAGGATAAAAAATGGTGTTGTAGAAAATTATCAGGCCGTAGTTCCTTCAACTTGGAATGCTGGACCAAGAGATGCTAAAGGTCAGAAAGGACCATATGAAATGAGTCTTATCGGGACAAAAGTTGCAGATATTACCAAACCTTTAGAAATCATCCGAACAATCCACTCTTTCGATCCTTGCATAGCTTGTTCGGTTCATATGATGGATGTGAAAGGCAATAAAATCGGCGAATACAAAGTAGATCCTGCATTCGCAAGAATCTAG
- the cybH gene encoding Ni/Fe-hydrogenase, b-type cytochrome subunit — protein MKNSSCEDKREFQAYKEFSGLTRIFHWIRAFSIFGLIFTGFYIAFPFLQPEPSPQPTNFLQAYVRSWHLFLGFALIGVSIFRVYLFIFDKTSHPERISFLQCLSPRVWIDQIKAYLLVGKHPHIEGAYNPLQFVTYFILAVLVLIISLTGVVLYYNVYHNGLGAVLEICFKWFEVLCGGLANIRMIHHIVTWAFIIFIPVHIYMVVWNSLRYPNGGADAMISGLRYKKDLKV, from the coding sequence ATGAAAAATTCATCTTGTGAAGACAAAAGAGAGTTTCAAGCATATAAAGAGTTTTCTGGACTTACTAGGATATTCCATTGGATCAGGGCTTTTTCAATTTTTGGGCTTATTTTTACGGGTTTTTATATCGCATTCCCGTTTTTACAGCCCGAACCCAGCCCGCAACCGACAAATTTTTTGCAAGCTTATGTAAGAAGTTGGCATTTATTTTTGGGTTTTGCACTCATTGGGGTATCTATTTTTAGGGTTTATCTATTTATTTTTGATAAGACCAGCCATCCTGAAAGGATTTCATTTTTACAATGCCTTTCACCTCGTGTTTGGATTGATCAGATTAAAGCTTATCTTTTGGTAGGAAAACATCCCCATATTGAAGGGGCTTATAATCCTTTGCAATTTGTGACTTATTTTATTTTGGCTGTACTTGTTTTAATCATCTCATTAACTGGTGTGGTTTTATACTATAATGTTTATCATAATGGATTGGGTGCTGTTCTTGAAATCTGTTTCAAATGGTTTGAGGTTTTATGCGGGGGACTTGCAAATATCAGAATGATTCATCATATTGTAACGTGGGCTTTTATCATTTTTATTCCCGTTCATATTTATATGGTTGTTTGGAATTCTTTAAGAT